The following proteins are encoded in a genomic region of Paenibacillus sp. FSL R7-0273:
- the secD gene encoding protein translocase subunit SecD has product MTINRRRIFAFTATVIILCTIITATIPRVLEEVRLGLDLKGGFEVLYEAQPLEPGGVITPESLRQTAASLEKRVNALGTSEPEIWTEGTNRIRVRLPGVTDEQNIRELLGKPAELTVVGPDGSLELRGDDFVEGETLAVRDELGHPGVLVTLKNPDKLKEMSTRLLNRQIRFELDGELLTDPVVQAVMTNGQMRIVGAFSQKEASELADIINMGALPLKLNEKLNQTIGASLGQEALTQTLRAAAIGSIVVLLFMLVFYRLPGLIASFTLITYGWLLLICFNLVQAVMTLPGIAAFVLGVGMAVDANIITYERIKEELRSGKSLPSALTAGSRHSFRTIMDSNVTALISAICMFSLGSGAIKGFAVTMILSIVLSILTNVYFSQWLLRQLGRSGRLQNSRWYSVKPSGIHAFGAHEAHEVTASHRSFNFTGSRKYFYAFSGVLSVIGIVSLLIQQVNYGVDFRAGTSLDIQLSQSITQPQAESIIREAGFQPAVVTIGGEAADRVSLRFNETFPPDSGNASIIGNALTARIGGTASLEENTVDPDIAREFAKKAGLAVALSCLAILVYVGLRFEKRFAFGAIIALLHDVFVVITIFSIFQLEINLPFIAAMLTIIGYSINDTVVIFDRIRENLKGGIPRDRKQLEHIVNTSINQTLLRSVNTFLCVLFASAAILFWGSESIRLFSLAMTLGLITGVYSSVCIASQMWLSLTLRKLSREERNAIDDADPYRMSALQLEYEDADEPAR; this is encoded by the coding sequence GTGACGATAAACCGCAGACGAATATTTGCTTTTACAGCAACGGTAATTATTCTTTGTACTATTATAACAGCAACCATTCCCAGGGTTCTGGAGGAGGTGCGGCTCGGGCTTGACCTGAAGGGCGGGTTCGAGGTGCTGTATGAAGCTCAGCCGCTTGAGCCCGGTGGTGTAATTACGCCGGAGAGCCTCCGGCAGACAGCTGCCAGTCTGGAAAAAAGAGTTAACGCACTCGGTACCTCCGAGCCTGAAATCTGGACAGAAGGCACGAACCGGATACGCGTCCGCCTTCCGGGCGTTACTGATGAGCAGAATATCAGAGAGCTGCTCGGCAAACCGGCCGAACTGACGGTAGTTGGTCCGGACGGTTCACTTGAGCTTCGCGGAGATGACTTTGTCGAGGGGGAAACGCTGGCAGTACGCGATGAATTAGGCCATCCGGGTGTCCTCGTCACACTGAAAAACCCGGATAAACTCAAGGAAATGTCAACCCGCCTGCTGAACCGGCAAATCCGGTTTGAACTGGACGGGGAGCTGCTTACTGATCCGGTCGTCCAGGCGGTCATGACGAACGGACAAATGCGGATTGTCGGCGCTTTCTCACAGAAAGAAGCTTCTGAGCTTGCAGACATCATTAATATGGGGGCACTGCCTCTGAAGCTGAATGAGAAGCTGAACCAGACCATCGGCGCCTCTCTCGGTCAGGAAGCTTTAACACAAACACTGCGGGCTGCAGCAATCGGCTCTATAGTAGTGCTGCTGTTTATGCTGGTCTTTTACCGGCTGCCCGGATTAATTGCTTCCTTCACCCTGATCACCTACGGGTGGCTGCTGCTGATCTGCTTCAATCTGGTCCAGGCTGTCATGACCCTCCCGGGAATAGCCGCCTTTGTGCTCGGCGTCGGGATGGCCGTTGACGCTAATATCATTACCTATGAGCGGATTAAGGAGGAGCTCCGCTCCGGCAAAAGCCTGCCGTCCGCGCTTACAGCCGGCTCCCGTCATTCCTTCAGGACCATTATGGACTCCAATGTAACGGCACTGATCTCTGCCATCTGTATGTTCTCGCTCGGCTCGGGAGCCATTAAAGGATTTGCAGTAACCATGATTCTGAGCATTGTGCTGAGCATCCTTACCAATGTCTATTTCTCCCAGTGGCTGCTCCGCCAGCTTGGGCGCTCCGGCCGGCTGCAGAACAGCAGATGGTACAGTGTGAAGCCGTCCGGGATTCATGCATTCGGTGCGCATGAAGCACATGAGGTTACAGCCTCTCACCGGAGCTTTAATTTTACGGGATCGCGCAAATATTTCTATGCCTTTTCCGGTGTGCTGTCGGTCATTGGCATCGTCAGCCTGCTGATTCAGCAGGTGAATTACGGCGTCGATTTCCGTGCAGGCACCTCACTTGATATTCAGCTCTCGCAAAGCATCACGCAGCCGCAGGCAGAGAGCATCATCCGTGAAGCCGGGTTTCAGCCTGCAGTAGTCACCATCGGCGGAGAAGCTGCAGACCGGGTGTCACTGCGCTTTAATGAGACCTTTCCGCCTGACAGCGGAAACGCCTCGATTATCGGCAATGCTCTGACAGCCCGGATCGGCGGTACTGCCAGTCTTGAGGAGAACACCGTTGATCCGGATATCGCCAGAGAGTTCGCCAAGAAGGCCGGCCTGGCAGTAGCACTGTCCTGTCTGGCTATTCTGGTATATGTCGGTCTGCGCTTTGAAAAAAGATTTGCCTTTGGAGCGATTATTGCCCTGCTCCATGATGTGTTCGTTGTAATCACTATATTTTCTATCTTTCAGCTTGAAATCAATCTTCCGTTTATCGCAGCAATGCTGACTATTATCGGCTATTCCATCAATGATACAGTGGTCATCTTCGACCGGATCCGCGAGAACCTGAAGGGCGGTATCCCCCGTGACCGTAAACAGCTGGAGCATATCGTAAATACAAGCATTAACCAGACACTGCTCCGCTCGGTAAATACATTTTTATGCGTACTCTTTGCCTCTGCGGCCATTCTGTTCTGGGGCAGTGAGTCTATCCGACTGTTTTCCCTGGCAATGACGCTGGGTCTGATTACAGGCGTATACTCCTCCGTATGTATAGCCAGCCAAATGTGGCTGTCCCTGACGCTGCGCAAGCTTAGCCGGGAAGAACGGAATGCCATAGATGACGCCGATCCGTACCGGATGTCTGCACTGCAATTGGAATATGAGGATGCCGATGAACCGGCACGTTAA
- a CDS encoding glycosyltransferase: protein MSSDKPRLTLSMVVRNEQGRYLRHALERHRHYISDAVIIDDGSTDGTPGLCLEMLQGIEVKLIRNQASRFSNEIELRRQQWEETVAVKPDWILNLDADEWFEDAFDGQVESLISRDGVYLYSFRLYDFWTMSAYRDDAYWQAHHYYRPFLLRYEPGYQYTWRETSQHCGRFPDNIYGLHNEISGLRLKHLGWARAEDRVSKHRRYMELDPGGINGSLAQYHSILDPEPRLLEWED, encoded by the coding sequence TTGAGCAGCGACAAACCGCGTCTGACCCTTTCCATGGTTGTCCGCAATGAACAGGGACGATACCTCAGGCATGCCCTGGAACGCCATCGGCATTATATCAGTGATGCCGTTATTATTGATGACGGCAGTACAGACGGAACCCCGGGGCTGTGCCTGGAAATGCTTCAGGGAATAGAAGTCAAACTGATCCGGAATCAGGCCTCACGGTTCAGCAATGAAATTGAACTGCGCCGGCAGCAATGGGAGGAGACGGTTGCCGTTAAGCCGGACTGGATCCTGAATCTGGATGCGGATGAGTGGTTTGAGGATGCCTTTGACGGGCAGGTAGAATCTCTTATATCCAGGGATGGCGTATATCTGTATTCCTTCCGCCTTTATGATTTTTGGACTATGTCAGCCTACAGGGATGATGCATACTGGCAGGCACACCATTATTACCGTCCGTTCCTGCTCCGTTATGAGCCGGGCTACCAATATACTTGGCGTGAAACCAGCCAGCACTGCGGACGTTTTCCCGACAATATATATGGGCTGCACAATGAAATATCCGGGCTGCGCCTCAAGCATCTGGGCTGGGCCAGGGCAGAGGACCGCGTCAGCAAGCACCGCCGCTACATGGAGCTTGATCCGGGAGGCATTAACGGCAGTCTTGCCCAGTATCATTCCATCCTCGATCCGGAGCCCCGGCTGTTGGAATGGGAGGACTGA
- a CDS encoding tetratricopeptide repeat protein, giving the protein MNSPQLLIASPIRQKPEILSLFLHSLGKLNTAGLGADYMFVDDNTDPASSRLLHQFARRAGGAVTIVSPPEEGAAAYLRDDDSHRWPEAAVWRVAAMKDQILQAAVDADYTHVFLADSDLLFHPQTLKALLDCGKELVSAIFWTRWQTDTMEMPQVWLHSEYGQHPLTRREELTPRQCWSQVQSFYAKLRRPGLHEVGGLGACTLISRQALLQGVRFAEIPNLGYWGEDRHFCVRAAALGLQMFVETTYPAYHIYRSSDLAGCSAFFEACSQAAQAAGSDLEIALEYIHYGYDEAAAQRLEQFLMENQGSEDEQVTALLELDACYGRLGDTEKGLVLLTKAAVSCSRAELSFRIGAKWMDQQAWEEALRWLKQALAAPRPAHWETLPGKDTWTWKPCIQLCVCYSRLGSWQTAYEYNEQGLTYNPDHPVLLTNRSALLDKLGSAEMQSAIQETG; this is encoded by the coding sequence ATGAACAGCCCGCAGCTGCTTATCGCAAGCCCCATTAGACAAAAGCCGGAAATACTCAGCCTGTTCCTGCATTCCCTTGGCAAGCTAAATACAGCCGGTCTTGGAGCGGACTATATGTTCGTCGATGATAATACCGACCCGGCATCCTCCAGGCTTCTGCATCAGTTCGCCAGACGGGCAGGCGGAGCTGTAACCATAGTTTCACCCCCGGAGGAAGGAGCCGCTGCCTACCTTCGTGATGACGACAGCCACCGCTGGCCGGAGGCCGCTGTCTGGAGGGTCGCCGCGATGAAGGATCAGATTCTGCAGGCAGCCGTCGACGCTGACTATACGCATGTCTTTCTTGCCGATTCCGATTTGCTGTTCCATCCGCAGACGCTTAAAGCGCTGCTGGACTGCGGCAAGGAGCTTGTATCGGCTATATTCTGGACCCGGTGGCAGACAGATACAATGGAGATGCCGCAGGTATGGCTGCACAGTGAATACGGCCAGCATCCTCTAACCAGGCGTGAGGAGCTAACCCCCCGGCAGTGCTGGAGCCAGGTTCAGAGCTTCTATGCGAAGCTGCGCCGGCCGGGCCTGCATGAGGTCGGCGGTCTCGGAGCCTGCACGCTCATAAGCCGGCAGGCACTGCTGCAGGGCGTGCGGTTCGCGGAGATTCCCAATCTTGGCTACTGGGGCGAGGACCGCCATTTCTGTGTCCGTGCTGCTGCACTCGGGCTGCAGATGTTTGTTGAAACGACCTACCCTGCCTATCATATCTACCGCAGCTCGGATCTGGCCGGCTGCTCTGCGTTTTTTGAAGCCTGCAGCCAGGCAGCGCAAGCGGCGGGCTCGGACCTGGAAATAGCCTTGGAATATATTCACTACGGATATGATGAGGCCGCAGCTCAGCGGCTTGAGCAGTTTCTTATGGAGAATCAGGGGAGCGAGGATGAACAGGTTACCGCGCTGCTGGAGCTCGATGCCTGTTACGGCAGACTCGGCGATACAGAAAAAGGCCTCGTCTTGCTTACCAAAGCTGCAGTTAGCTGCAGCCGGGCTGAGCTTAGCTTCAGAATCGGCGCCAAATGGATGGATCAGCAGGCCTGGGAGGAAGCGCTCCGCTGGCTCAAGCAGGCGCTGGCTGCACCACGTCCGGCTCACTGGGAAACCCTGCCCGGCAAAGATACGTGGACCTGGAAGCCCTGCATTCAGCTATGCGTCTGTTACAGCAGGCTCGGCAGCTGGCAGACAGCATACGAATACAATGAGCAAGGGCTTACCTATAACCCGGATCATCCGGTTTTACTTACTAACCGCAGTGCATTGCTGGACAAGCTCGGCTCCGCTGAAATGCAGTCCGCTATCCAAGAAACCGGCTAA
- a CDS encoding aldo/keto reductase family protein gives MKYRRLGGSGLKVSEISLGSWLTYGGYVERDNAVKAIETAYGLGVNFFDTANVYEKGAAETLLGETLRGFPRESYVLATKVYGVMGDGPNDRGLSRKHITEQCHASLKRLGADYVDIMYCHRYDPETPVEETLRTLDDLVRQGKVLYVGVSEWTAAQMTEALAVADRYLLDRIVVNQPIYNMFERYIEKEIIPLGERKGIGQVVFSPLAQGLLTGKYSSADDIPEDSRASKLERMRHGITEEKIAKVQALGEIAAELDISVGNLALSWILRQPNVASALVGASRPEQVEENVKASGIELNDEVLSRIAAIIE, from the coding sequence ATGAAGTACCGCAGATTAGGCGGGAGCGGGCTGAAGGTAAGTGAGATCAGCCTGGGAAGCTGGTTGACGTACGGCGGATATGTGGAGCGGGACAATGCTGTTAAAGCTATTGAAACCGCTTACGGATTAGGCGTGAATTTTTTTGATACAGCCAATGTGTATGAAAAGGGTGCGGCCGAGACGCTCCTGGGCGAGACACTGCGCGGATTTCCCCGCGAATCCTATGTCCTGGCCACCAAGGTGTACGGCGTTATGGGCGACGGGCCCAATGACCGCGGGCTGTCCCGCAAGCATATTACGGAGCAGTGCCATGCCAGCCTCAAGCGGCTTGGCGCTGATTATGTGGACATAATGTATTGCCACCGTTATGACCCGGAGACACCGGTAGAGGAAACCCTGCGCACACTGGATGATCTGGTCCGGCAGGGCAAGGTGCTTTATGTCGGTGTTAGTGAATGGACGGCTGCACAGATGACTGAAGCGCTTGCGGTTGCTGACCGCTATCTGCTGGACCGTATTGTCGTCAATCAGCCTATTTATAATATGTTCGAGCGTTACATTGAAAAGGAAATTATTCCGCTTGGAGAGCGTAAGGGCATTGGACAGGTTGTATTCTCACCGCTGGCCCAAGGACTGCTGACCGGAAAATACAGCTCGGCTGATGACATTCCGGAGGATAGCCGTGCGTCCAAGCTGGAGCGGATGCGCCATGGGATCACGGAGGAAAAAATCGCGAAAGTACAGGCGCTAGGCGAAATAGCAGCTGAGCTGGACATCTCTGTAGGCAATCTGGCCCTGTCCTGGATTCTGCGCCAGCCCAATGTGGCCAGCGCACTTGTCGGCGCGAGCAGACCGGAGCAGGTGGAGGAGAATGTTAAGGCTTCAGGTATTGAACTGAACGATGAGGTATTGTCGCGTATTGCCGCTATCATTGAATAG
- a CDS encoding SDR family oxidoreductase, translating into MKVLFIGGTGLISEAVSKLAVGQGIELYLFNRGERDAFVPEGAKVIRGDIRDAAGAAEALKGYEFDAVVDWIAFTPEHVQTDIGLFAGKTKQYIFISSASAYQKPQRSYLITEETPLVNPYWEYSRNKIACEELLLEEHRSSAFPVTIVRPSHTYGVTAIPAALTSGKHPWSLVERIRKGQPIVIHGDGTSLWTMTHNTDFAKGFVGLLGNPEAIGEAVHITSDESLNWNQIYAAIGEAAGREPKVVHISTDFIAGHTPAGTADGLIGDQAVSSVFDNSKIKRLVPEFSATVPFAEGIRQSVEWFEARPQRCTVDAEWSKMLDMLISRHGIDAKLLSYYV; encoded by the coding sequence ATGAAGGTACTTTTTATCGGAGGCACAGGATTAATCAGCGAGGCCGTATCGAAGCTTGCAGTAGGACAGGGAATCGAGCTGTATCTGTTTAACCGCGGAGAGCGGGATGCGTTCGTGCCTGAAGGGGCAAAGGTGATCCGGGGGGACATCCGTGATGCGGCGGGAGCTGCTGAAGCCCTGAAGGGTTATGAATTTGATGCCGTTGTAGACTGGATTGCGTTCACGCCGGAGCATGTACAGACCGATATCGGGCTGTTTGCCGGTAAGACGAAGCAGTATATCTTTATCAGCTCAGCCTCGGCCTATCAGAAGCCGCAGCGCAGCTATCTGATTACGGAAGAAACGCCGCTGGTTAATCCGTACTGGGAATATTCCCGCAACAAAATCGCCTGCGAAGAGCTGCTGCTGGAGGAACACCGCAGCAGCGCCTTTCCGGTAACGATCGTACGTCCTTCACATACCTATGGAGTTACAGCTATTCCGGCAGCCCTGACCAGCGGCAAGCATCCCTGGTCACTGGTCGAGCGGATCCGCAAGGGACAGCCGATTGTCATTCACGGGGATGGCACCTCTCTCTGGACTATGACTCACAATACGGATTTTGCCAAAGGCTTTGTAGGCCTGCTGGGCAATCCGGAAGCAATTGGCGAAGCGGTTCATATCACGTCTGATGAATCGCTGAACTGGAATCAGATTTATGCCGCGATTGGCGAAGCAGCGGGAAGAGAGCCGAAGGTGGTTCATATCTCGACAGATTTCATCGCCGGCCATACCCCGGCAGGAACCGCAGACGGCCTGATCGGCGACCAGGCGGTGAGCAGCGTGTTCGACAACAGCAAGATTAAGCGGCTGGTGCCTGAATTCAGTGCTACAGTTCCGTTTGCTGAGGGGATCAGGCAGTCCGTTGAGTGGTTCGAGGCACGCCCGCAGCGCTGCACCGTCGACGCGGAGTGGTCCAAAATGCTGGACATGCTGATCAGCAGACACGGCATCGACGCCAAGCTGTTGTCCTATTACGTGTAA
- a CDS encoding class I SAM-dependent methyltransferase, producing MPTHPYVSRFFVNSDARRDKLIYDLPESWWSRPYEYEWCTNFISPHDVVLDAACGISHPLKFYLAGYSAEVYACDIDARIVSKEAILQDIADDIGLEAARQVMARRTTSLHLAQADLTSLPYGDESFDTIFCISVLEHLSVDDAVLAIREFHRTLNGEGLLVLTFDYPTVNLPVMNEVLLQAGFQYWGETDFQLPADALRTDQWGGLNCFRAVLKKAQS from the coding sequence ATGCCGACACATCCTTATGTATCCCGCTTTTTTGTCAATTCCGATGCCCGCCGTGACAAGCTGATTTACGATTTGCCGGAGTCCTGGTGGAGCCGGCCTTATGAATATGAATGGTGTACGAATTTCATTTCGCCCCATGATGTGGTGCTTGATGCCGCCTGTGGTATATCCCATCCGCTCAAGTTCTATCTTGCCGGCTACAGCGCCGAGGTGTATGCCTGCGATATAGATGCCAGAATCGTTTCAAAGGAAGCTATCCTCCAGGATATTGCAGATGATATCGGGCTGGAGGCGGCAAGGCAGGTAATGGCCAGAAGAACAACCAGCCTGCATCTGGCTCAGGCCGACCTGACTTCGCTGCCATATGGTGACGAAAGCTTTGATACAATTTTTTGCATCTCGGTGCTGGAGCATCTGTCCGTGGACGATGCCGTCCTGGCGATCCGGGAGTTCCACAGAACCCTGAACGGGGAGGGGCTGCTGGTGCTGACGTTTGATTATCCGACCGTGAATCTGCCGGTGATGAACGAAGTGCTGCTGCAGGCCGGATTCCAGTATTGGGGGGAGACGGATTTCCAGCTTCCGGCGGATGCCCTGCGGACAGACCAGTGGGGCGGGCTGAACTGCTTCCGGGCGGTGCTGAAAAAAGCGCAAAGCTAG
- a CDS encoding CapA family protein, which yields MRRAAILIVILFMLIPVPAVFGEASQTQPADRITLTFAGDILLDGFVGDQIARYGVNFPFAKVAPVLQKADLAFANLETPVSVRGKAAEKTFAFRSKPAALGGLSYAGIDGVTLANNHILDYGQAAMLDTLVHLDKYKIGHTGAGSNISEAFKPYVKTVKGKRIAVLGASRVLSGPSWHAGKDTPGAASAYTAEPLLSAIKKSAKDNDYTVVYLHWNEEFKDYPEKYARTLAKQMIDSGADIIIGAHSHCLMGIEYYKHKPIYYSLGNFVFNKSTRGGEKTVHSMLADFTITKSGITSRITPVKIIGGQPNFMGAAYNKEAIQKLNQLSFNAKIATDGTVSEKQ from the coding sequence GTGCGCAGAGCTGCCATACTTATTGTAATCCTCTTTATGCTGATCCCGGTCCCGGCGGTTTTTGGTGAGGCATCCCAAACACAGCCGGCAGACCGGATCACCCTGACCTTCGCCGGAGATATCCTGCTGGACGGCTTCGTGGGGGATCAGATTGCCAGATACGGTGTCAATTTCCCGTTTGCCAAGGTAGCTCCTGTCCTGCAAAAGGCTGATCTGGCTTTCGCAAATTTGGAGACTCCAGTCTCGGTGCGCGGCAAGGCGGCGGAGAAGACCTTTGCCTTCCGCTCCAAGCCGGCGGCGCTCGGAGGCTTGAGCTATGCCGGCATTGACGGCGTGACACTGGCGAACAATCACATCCTTGACTACGGGCAGGCTGCGATGCTGGATACGCTGGTCCATCTGGATAAATACAAGATCGGCCATACCGGAGCCGGCAGCAATATCAGCGAGGCATTCAAGCCGTATGTCAAAACGGTCAAGGGCAAACGGATCGCCGTGCTCGGTGCAAGCCGGGTGCTGTCCGGCCCTTCCTGGCATGCCGGGAAGGATACCCCGGGAGCCGCGTCAGCCTACACTGCCGAGCCGCTGCTCAGTGCCATCAAAAAGTCTGCCAAGGATAACGACTATACTGTCGTATATCTGCACTGGAACGAGGAGTTCAAGGATTATCCTGAGAAATATGCCCGGACACTGGCCAAGCAGATGATTGACAGCGGCGCTGATATCATCATCGGTGCGCACAGCCACTGCCTGATGGGCATTGAGTATTACAAGCACAAGCCGATCTACTACTCGCTGGGTAACTTTGTGTTCAATAAGTCCACGCGCGGCGGAGAGAAGACCGTGCATTCGATGCTGGCTGACTTTACGATTACGAAATCGGGTATTACCAGCAGAATTACTCCGGTCAAGATTATCGGGGGACAGCCGAACTTTATGGGCGCTGCCTATAATAAGGAAGCAATCCAAAAGCTGAACCAGCTGTCATTCAACGCCAAGATCGCCACGGACGGAACAGTCAGCGAGAAGCAGTGA